From the genome of Proteus vulgaris, one region includes:
- a CDS encoding sialate O-acetylesterase, which yields MSTIPTQNPVPSETPSDLKFNSGKFDEFVTSNNHFYTDRFDKKHYTIDGINNLSKQAMLNYGYITKRSFESGNTIINPNDVLLWESNGEYYRWDGELPKVVGADSTPESAGGIGEGKWKSIGDATLRSELSSTNGSLMIGDVNFNNLNNLSSLVSHQYYNRGDVFDVFVVYGQSNAVGYAHDTIGFPDIFDGAMFFDYKDNKIKKITKGLPYSSGNVSTGHAWAAFANEYIRKTGRKVLIIPCAKGESSIVELSKPLTPSNTVYDKMISSFNSAMIIANRDGISIGYKSILFHQGETDMTLGTKKQEYQNKLDQLIRDMRSDMGLDKCFLYRVGCPQNRKEMSWYAMQTAQDYLCQSYDWMVMAYSGCGTFTIGNGLLREGVHYTQNGYNVMGHESAGAIVDSLFSKNPSSEFETEMYGTPLLPPDQIWRYTYGRLVVGSDGNLTLLDKSNTGYSYRTINISRIEMLEDKVRLYLQSRANWILGLDVEMNEGGKVFGVQCFPTIVSVGNNEFAVDLSFLMDVSFAVSKDGDLMRAPDLSSSSIPPFISENIMIDKTNGIKITHGGITGFPALFGVSGGSVSISNISNNSFMISSSSGALITLNRMKVKPTSLPRSMQIALKAIICEKKE from the coding sequence ATGTCTACAATTCCAACACAAAATCCAGTTCCGAGTGAGACTCCGAGCGACCTTAAATTTAACTCAGGTAAATTTGACGAGTTCGTTACTTCAAATAATCACTTTTACACTGACCGTTTTGATAAGAAACACTATACAATAGATGGTATTAATAACTTATCAAAACAGGCAATGCTTAACTATGGCTATATCACGAAGAGGTCTTTTGAGTCGGGTAATACCATCATCAATCCTAACGATGTTCTTCTCTGGGAAAGTAATGGCGAATACTACAGATGGGATGGCGAACTACCCAAAGTAGTTGGCGCTGATTCAACACCAGAGTCAGCGGGAGGAATTGGCGAAGGAAAGTGGAAAAGCATTGGGGATGCAACACTAAGATCTGAACTATCATCAACGAATGGTTCATTAATGATTGGTGACGTGAATTTCAACAATCTAAATAATCTATCATCTCTTGTTAGTCATCAATATTATAATCGCGGAGATGTTTTTGATGTTTTTGTTGTTTATGGGCAATCAAACGCTGTTGGGTACGCTCACGACACTATTGGATTTCCAGATATTTTTGATGGCGCCATGTTCTTTGATTACAAAGATAACAAAATAAAGAAAATAACCAAGGGTTTGCCATACTCATCTGGAAATGTCAGCACTGGTCATGCATGGGCTGCGTTTGCTAATGAGTACATAAGAAAAACAGGAAGGAAAGTTCTAATTATACCATGCGCCAAGGGCGAATCTTCTATTGTTGAGTTATCAAAACCATTAACACCATCAAATACTGTCTATGACAAGATGATTAGTTCATTTAACTCCGCAATGATTATTGCAAATAGAGATGGTATATCAATAGGGTATAAGTCAATCTTGTTTCATCAGGGTGAAACAGATATGACATTAGGAACCAAAAAACAGGAATATCAAAATAAGTTAGATCAACTAATTAGAGATATGCGCTCAGATATGGGGCTGGATAAGTGCTTCCTGTATAGAGTTGGATGTCCTCAAAATAGGAAAGAAATGAGTTGGTATGCCATGCAAACAGCTCAAGATTATTTGTGTCAATCTTATGACTGGATGGTGATGGCTTATTCTGGGTGTGGGACATTTACTATTGGCAATGGATTATTGCGCGAGGGAGTGCATTATACTCAAAATGGCTATAATGTTATGGGGCACGAATCGGCTGGTGCTATTGTTGATTCTCTATTTAGTAAAAACCCATCTTCAGAGTTTGAAACTGAAATGTACGGAACTCCATTACTACCACCAGATCAAATATGGAGATACACATATGGACGGCTAGTTGTTGGCTCTGATGGAAATTTAACACTACTTGATAAGTCGAATACCGGGTACTCATATAGAACGATAAATATCTCTAGAATAGAAATGTTAGAAGATAAAGTCAGGCTTTACTTGCAAAGTAGGGCTAACTGGATACTTGGTCTTGATGTTGAAATGAATGAAGGCGGTAAGGTTTTTGGTGTTCAATGTTTCCCTACTATTGTGTCTGTTGGAAACAATGAATTTGCTGTGGATTTATCTTTTTTAATGGATGTTTCATTTGCCGTTTCAAAAGATGGTGATTTGATGAGAGCGCCAGATCTGAGCTCATCCAGCATTCCTCCATTTATCTCTGAAAATATCATGATAGATAAAACAAATGGAATTAAAATAACACATGGTGGAATAACTGGATTTCCTGCTCTGTTTGGGGTGAGTGGCGGTTCGGTATCTATCTCTAATATATCTAACAACTCATTTATGATTAGCAGCTCTTCCGGTGCTTTAATAACACTGAACAGGATGAAGGTAAAGCCAACATCACTACCGCGCTCTATGCAGATTGCACTCAAAGCGATCATCTGTGAGAAGAAAGAATAA
- the rplT gene encoding 50S ribosomal protein L20 yields the protein MARAKRGVVARARHKKILKQAKGYYGARSRVYRVAFQAVIKAGQYAYRDRRQKKRQFRQLWIARINAAARQNGMSYSRFINGLKKASIEIDRKILADIAVFDKVAFAALVEKAKGALA from the coding sequence ATGGCTCGTGCTAAACGCGGCGTTGTTGCCCGTGCTCGTCACAAGAAGATTTTAAAGCAAGCTAAAGGTTATTACGGTGCACGTTCACGTGTATATCGTGTAGCTTTCCAGGCTGTTATCAAAGCTGGTCAATATGCGTACCGTGACCGTCGTCAGAAAAAACGTCAGTTCCGTCAGCTGTGGATTGCGCGTATCAACGCAGCAGCTCGTCAGAACGGTATGTCTTATAGCCGTTTCATCAATGGTCTGAAAAAAGCATCCATTGAAATCGACCGTAAGATTCTGGCTGACATCGCTGTATTCGACAAAGTAGCATTTGCTGCTTTAGTTGAAAAAGCGAAAGGTGCTCTGGCTTAA
- a CDS encoding acyltransferase family protein: protein MQKKKFRTDINGMRAIAVLLVILFHFDNSLAPAGFIGVDIFFVISGYLMTSIILTGIENSSFSIVKFYSARCKRIIPALMLLIFILVFLSYFLIEPNDYKKIGIHARDSLLFISNITYFNESGYFDVESMEKFLLHTWSLSVEWQFYLIYPLIILAISKITTSSNTRKSLVFLFFVSLILSSVITKIDPSQAYYMIHTRAWEMMAGGLAFAYPVTKVSEKNKKILFFLCLIIIIIASYFFDSNTPWPSFYASIPVVATAIILAINYEKNFILSNPIFQKIGLWSYSIYLFHWPLLVITKKLNLELSLIIYLTITFILAISSYYLIEKRRLKIAFIIPFYIIIIIACQYIAKDGVTQRIDKKTQEYSKNYKFYYNPWVLYRDKQNDILYFNENLPSKKIILSGDSFALMYVEAMKGYGVKFELYSNESCNTTMINDSYKGSRNCITMKNKFLERIAKNDDSPVIISQRWDLYLKGLDKVQIENKIKLFLDNLKNKGQNRKFYILGDYHQPSYNPYSCLLNSQAMQSNFLSDLLHSERCEKMESKDKDSLRTDVDIEGIFELLTLQYDNIEFISMRDEQCNKFSCTIIENDNPIIIKPHLTKFGAEKFTKFIMNKINYK, encoded by the coding sequence ATGCAAAAAAAGAAATTTAGAACAGATATCAATGGAATGAGAGCAATTGCTGTCCTACTTGTTATCTTGTTTCACTTTGATAATTCACTAGCTCCAGCTGGTTTCATTGGCGTTGATATATTCTTCGTTATATCAGGCTATTTAATGACCTCTATTATTTTGACTGGTATTGAAAATAGCAGCTTTTCAATTGTTAAATTCTATTCAGCACGATGTAAAAGAATAATTCCAGCATTAATGCTTTTAATATTTATATTAGTGTTTCTATCTTATTTTTTGATAGAACCAAATGATTATAAGAAAATAGGTATTCATGCTCGTGACTCATTATTATTCATATCAAATATTACATATTTCAATGAGTCTGGGTATTTTGATGTTGAATCGATGGAGAAGTTCTTACTCCATACATGGTCATTATCTGTTGAGTGGCAATTTTATTTAATATATCCATTAATAATATTAGCAATCAGTAAGATAACGACATCAAGTAATACTAGAAAGTCTTTAGTGTTTCTTTTTTTTGTTTCACTAATATTGTCTTCAGTCATAACAAAAATAGATCCAAGCCAAGCATATTACATGATACACACAAGAGCATGGGAAATGATGGCTGGTGGATTAGCATTTGCATATCCTGTAACAAAGGTTTCAGAAAAGAATAAAAAAATATTATTCTTTTTATGCCTAATTATAATTATAATTGCTTCATATTTTTTTGATAGCAATACACCTTGGCCTAGTTTTTATGCATCAATTCCTGTAGTAGCAACAGCTATAATATTAGCTATAAATTATGAAAAAAATTTCATATTAAGTAATCCTATTTTTCAAAAAATTGGTTTATGGTCTTATTCTATTTATCTATTCCATTGGCCTTTACTTGTCATAACTAAAAAATTAAACTTAGAACTAAGTTTGATAATATACTTAACAATCACTTTCATCTTAGCTATTTCCTCATATTATTTGATAGAGAAAAGAAGACTAAAAATAGCATTTATTATTCCATTCTATATTATTATTATTATTGCTTGCCAATATATTGCTAAAGATGGAGTAACACAAAGGATAGACAAAAAAACACAAGAATATAGTAAGAATTATAAATTTTACTATAATCCGTGGGTTTTATATAGAGATAAGCAAAATGATATATTATATTTTAACGAGAATTTACCATCTAAAAAAATAATATTATCAGGTGATAGTTTTGCTTTAATGTATGTTGAAGCAATGAAAGGATATGGTGTTAAGTTTGAATTATATTCTAATGAATCATGCAACACTACAATGATTAATGATTCATATAAAGGTAGTAGAAATTGCATTACAATGAAAAATAAATTCTTAGAAAGAATAGCTAAAAATGATGATTCTCCTGTAATTATATCACAACGGTGGGATTTGTATTTAAAAGGGTTAGATAAAGTACAAATAGAAAATAAAATAAAATTATTTTTAGATAATTTAAAAAACAAAGGTCAAAATAGAAAATTCTATATTTTAGGTGATTATCATCAACCTAGTTATAATCCATACAGTTGTTTGTTAAACTCACAAGCAATGCAAAGTAATTTTTTATCTGATTTACTTCACTCTGAAAGATGTGAAAAGATGGAAAGTAAAGATAAAGATAGCTTAAGGACAGATGTTGATATTGAAGGTATTTTTGAATTATTAACATTGCAATATGATAACATTGAATTCATTTCTATGAGAGATGAACAATGTAATAAATTCAGCTGTACAATTATAGAAAATGATAACCCTATAATTATAAAACCTCACCTCACAAAGTTCGGTGCGGAAAAGTTCACTAAATTTATTATGAATAAGATAAATTACAAATAA
- the thrS gene encoding threonine--tRNA ligase, whose translation MPIITLPDGSQRQFENAVSVMDVAADIGPGLAKACIAGRVNGELVDACELIEHDANLAIITAKDDEGLEIIRHSCAHLLGHAIKQLWPHTKMAIGPVIENGFYYDVDLDHSLTQEDLETLEKRMLELAKTDYDVIKKRVSWAEARETFVSRGEDYKVAILDENISQDSQPGLYHHQEYVDMCRGPHVPNMRFCHNFKLQKIAGAYWRGNSDNKMLQRIYGTAWADKKQLKAYLDRLEEAAKRDHRKIGKQLDLYHMQEEAPGMAFWHNDGWTIFRELETFVRCKLKEYDYQEVKGPFMMDRVLWEKTGHWENYKENMFTTSSENREYCIKPMNCPGHVQIFKQGLRSYRDLPLRMAEFGSCHRNEPSGALHGLMRVRGFTQDDAHIFCTEEQILSEVNDCIKLIYDVYSTFGFEKIVVKLSTRPEKRIGEDALWDVAEADLAKALSDNNIEFEYQPGEGAFYGPKIEFTLYDCLDRAWQCGTVQLDFSLPGRLGASYVAENNERKVPVMLHRAVLGSLERFIGILTEEYAGFFPTWLAPQQVVVMNITDGQADYVQKLVKELQDAGIRAKADLRNEKIGFKIREHTLRRVPYMLVCGDKEVESGKVAVRTRRGKDLGSIDVSEFKEKLLQEIRSRSLHQLEE comes from the coding sequence ATGCCAATTATTACTCTTCCTGACGGAAGCCAACGTCAATTTGAAAATGCAGTTTCTGTCATGGATGTCGCTGCAGATATCGGTCCTGGACTTGCGAAAGCATGTATTGCAGGCCGTGTTAATGGTGAGCTGGTGGATGCTTGTGAATTAATCGAACATGATGCGAATCTGGCGATTATCACCGCAAAAGATGATGAAGGTCTTGAGATTATTCGTCACTCTTGTGCCCACTTACTGGGACATGCAATTAAACAATTATGGCCACACACCAAAATGGCGATTGGTCCTGTTATCGAAAATGGATTCTACTACGATGTAGATTTAGACCATTCTCTCACGCAGGAAGATTTAGAAACTCTAGAAAAACGCATGCTAGAGTTGGCGAAAACAGATTACGATGTTATTAAAAAACGCGTAAGCTGGGCTGAAGCTCGTGAAACATTTGTTTCCCGTGGTGAAGATTATAAAGTTGCTATTCTTGACGAAAATATTAGCCAAGATTCTCAACCAGGTCTTTATCATCACCAAGAATATGTTGATATGTGCCGTGGACCTCATGTTCCAAACATGCGTTTCTGTCATAACTTTAAGTTACAGAAAATCGCAGGTGCATATTGGCGCGGTAACAGCGATAATAAAATGCTACAACGCATTTATGGCACAGCTTGGGCTGATAAAAAACAGCTAAAAGCCTACTTAGACCGCTTAGAAGAAGCCGCAAAACGTGACCACCGTAAAATTGGTAAACAGCTTGATTTATATCATATGCAAGAAGAAGCACCAGGTATGGCTTTCTGGCATAATGATGGTTGGACAATTTTCCGTGAGTTAGAAACATTTGTACGTTGTAAATTAAAAGAATATGATTACCAAGAAGTAAAAGGTCCATTTATGATGGATCGTGTTCTTTGGGAAAAAACAGGTCACTGGGAAAACTACAAAGAAAATATGTTCACTACTTCTTCGGAAAACCGTGAATATTGTATTAAACCAATGAATTGCCCTGGTCACGTACAAATTTTTAAACAAGGTTTACGTTCTTACCGTGATTTGCCACTACGTATGGCTGAATTCGGTAGTTGCCACCGTAATGAACCGTCAGGCGCATTACATGGTTTAATGCGTGTTCGTGGCTTTACACAAGATGATGCACATATCTTCTGTACTGAAGAACAAATTTTAAGTGAAGTAAATGACTGCATCAAATTGATTTATGATGTATATTCTACTTTCGGATTTGAAAAAATCGTTGTTAAGCTGTCTACTCGCCCAGAAAAACGTATCGGTGAAGATGCATTATGGGATGTTGCAGAAGCAGACTTAGCAAAAGCCTTGTCTGATAATAATATTGAATTTGAATATCAGCCGGGTGAAGGGGCATTTTACGGCCCTAAAATTGAATTTACACTTTACGATTGTTTAGATCGTGCATGGCAGTGTGGTACAGTACAATTAGACTTCTCACTACCAGGTCGTTTAGGTGCGTCTTATGTAGCTGAAAACAACGAGCGTAAAGTACCTGTTATGCTTCACCGAGCAGTGCTAGGATCCTTAGAACGTTTTATTGGTATTCTGACAGAAGAGTACGCAGGATTCTTCCCAACTTGGTTGGCACCACAGCAGGTTGTCGTGATGAATATCACGGATGGACAGGCTGATTATGTACAAAAACTCGTCAAAGAATTGCAAGATGCCGGAATTCGTGCAAAAGCAGACTTGAGAAATGAGAAGATTGGCTTTAAAATTCGTGAACATACTCTACGTCGTGTTCCGTACATGCTTGTCTGTGGTGATAAAGAAGTTGAATCAGGCAAAGTGGCGGTTCGTACTCGTCGAGGAAAAGACCTTGGCAGTATTGACGTTAGCGAATTTAAAGAAAAGCTTCTGCAAGAAATTAGAAGCAGAAGTCTTCATCAGTTGGAGGAATAA
- the infC gene encoding translation initiation factor IF-3 — protein sequence MKGGKRIQSTRQNRINGEIRAHEVRLTGLDGEQIGVVSLKEALEKAEEAGADLVEISPNAEPPVCRIMDYGKFLYEKSKTLKEQKKKQKVIQVKEVKFRPGTDEGDYQVKLRNLIRFLEDGDKAKVTLRFRGREMAHQQIGMEMLNRIRTDLDELVTVESFPNRIEGRQMIMVLAPKKK from the coding sequence ATTAAAGGCGGAAAAAGAATTCAATCAACGCGTCAGAATCGCATCAATGGTGAGATTCGCGCTCATGAAGTTCGTTTAACAGGTTTGGATGGCGAACAGATTGGAGTTGTTAGTCTGAAAGAGGCTCTTGAGAAAGCCGAGGAAGCAGGTGCTGATTTAGTTGAAATTAGTCCTAATGCCGAGCCGCCGGTTTGTCGTATTATGGACTACGGCAAATTCCTCTATGAGAAAAGTAAGACTCTCAAAGAACAGAAAAAGAAACAAAAAGTTATTCAGGTCAAGGAAGTTAAATTCCGTCCTGGTACAGATGAAGGTGACTATCAGGTCAAACTACGCAACCTGATTCGCTTTCTTGAAGATGGCGATAAAGCCAAAGTCACACTGCGTTTTCGCGGTCGTGAAATGGCTCACCAACAAATTGGTATGGAAATGCTTAACCGTATCCGTACCGACTTGGATGAACTGGTAACTGTTGAATCATTCCCTAACCGGATTGAAGGTCGCCAGATGATCATGGTGCTCGCGCCGAAGAAGAAATAG
- the rpmI gene encoding 50S ribosomal protein L35 translates to MPKIKTVRGAAKRFKKTAGGGFKRKHANLRHILTKKSTKRKRHLRPKGMVSKGDLGLVVACLPYA, encoded by the coding sequence ATGCCAAAGATTAAAACAGTACGCGGCGCAGCTAAGCGCTTTAAAAAAACTGCTGGTGGTGGCTTTAAGCGTAAACATGCTAACCTCCGTCACATTCTGACTAAAAAATCAACTAAGCGTAAACGTCATTTACGTCCAAAAGGCATGGTCTCTAAAGGAGATTTAGGTCTGGTCGTAGCTTGCTTACCATACGCATAA
- a CDS encoding host specificity factor TipJ family phage tail protein: MPIIEIQRVAGMPKERVEIKAGSLFFDWLKEQSFHHDVDIYVNGVKLNDDDRLDFTISEFHHIQIFDQPKGIIGDILNPVFKFVSKIFSFLAPKAPSFSAADVNAKESPNNRLTGQTNIARTYQARPEIHGQVRAFPDLIQQSMFEYIDNKKMVTEWMNFGIGYYTIENVKYSESELIALDGASYQIFQPGEIIPKIFEGFEFPDVDGQEIPGPNESDEIPQYEATANNVISGEIKGGEAAIKIEKQDEFRYFMDIVKPRSVSLVVNVTYDTPQGSVTKDIKVDAYLSDAKESDDGAIISPKYYYEFFFTNLTGGDLSNLPPNAIVNTSKFILYDNQFLTVGPFFSPLDGGELWVHLNAQLGDGDRANAKIELWKIDENNNEIAGTRESFDRGFPSAPKTKTYYLTEKFKPMTGHGRYAFQLTRLENSNDHSILKLEEAHIVRERINEIHSEDTLVRVSVRATESPTSARERKYNALATRHVISYDTNSRSVDYTLRPSRSFADAVAHTWLVTAGQPESTIDLYGLYSIYESLPDKRLGYFDYTFDDEDVSLGQRVETICNVARVISFWDNGVLTFTREEEKQYPSGTFNRANTTGNGFSLSYDMTMPSGNDGVEIEYVNPKTNKKTYLKYRIEDNKIVNKPARNPNKITIHGCRNEYQATDRALLEMDRLIHQRMSVSVQTLADGDYVYPGDLIIVADTYDKNQQAGYIVERIGNQFSTNEKVIFDGEMFVCITDHLGNTTERLKATPRSDTAYGFIADIPDIQLNIYDGMNVQSPSRYVISNIVEMDSMRWIVSDKKPNADGTFSITASEYFSAKKDYNV; encoded by the coding sequence ATGCCAATAATTGAAATTCAGCGTGTCGCTGGAATGCCGAAAGAGAGAGTCGAGATAAAAGCCGGCTCTCTTTTTTTTGATTGGTTAAAAGAGCAAAGCTTTCATCATGACGTTGATATCTATGTTAACGGCGTAAAGCTTAACGACGATGATCGCCTTGACTTTACTATTAGTGAATTTCATCACATTCAAATATTTGACCAACCGAAAGGAATTATTGGCGACATTCTTAATCCAGTGTTTAAGTTTGTTTCTAAGATATTTTCATTCTTAGCGCCCAAAGCGCCATCATTTAGCGCCGCTGATGTGAATGCAAAGGAAAGTCCTAATAACCGTTTAACTGGTCAAACTAATATAGCGAGAACATATCAGGCTAGACCTGAAATTCACGGACAAGTTAGAGCCTTTCCAGATCTCATTCAGCAATCAATGTTTGAATACATTGATAATAAAAAGATGGTCACGGAGTGGATGAACTTCGGTATCGGTTACTACACGATTGAGAACGTAAAATATTCAGAGTCTGAGTTGATCGCTCTTGATGGTGCTAGTTATCAGATATTCCAACCGGGTGAAATAATTCCAAAGATATTCGAAGGTTTCGAGTTTCCCGATGTTGATGGTCAAGAGATACCTGGGCCGAATGAAAGTGACGAGATACCTCAATATGAGGCCACTGCTAACAATGTTATTTCTGGTGAAATTAAAGGTGGTGAGGCTGCTATAAAGATAGAGAAGCAAGATGAGTTTCGATATTTTATGGATATCGTAAAGCCTAGATCAGTAAGCCTTGTTGTTAATGTGACTTATGATACTCCTCAGGGTTCGGTTACAAAGGATATTAAGGTTGATGCTTATCTATCTGATGCGAAAGAGAGTGATGATGGTGCTATTATCTCACCAAAATATTACTACGAATTCTTTTTCACTAATTTAACTGGTGGTGATTTATCAAATCTACCGCCTAATGCAATTGTTAATACATCAAAGTTTATTCTCTATGACAATCAGTTCCTGACAGTAGGGCCTTTCTTTTCCCCCTTAGATGGTGGTGAGTTATGGGTGCATTTAAACGCCCAGCTTGGTGACGGTGATCGTGCTAATGCAAAAATAGAGCTCTGGAAGATTGATGAGAATAACAATGAAATAGCTGGAACAAGGGAATCCTTTGATAGAGGTTTTCCGTCGGCACCAAAGACGAAAACATATTATCTAACTGAAAAATTTAAGCCGATGACTGGGCATGGAAGATATGCGTTTCAACTAACGAGATTAGAAAACAGCAATGACCACAGTATTCTGAAACTTGAAGAAGCTCATATTGTACGTGAAAGAATTAATGAAATTCATAGTGAGGACACTCTGGTTCGAGTGAGTGTGCGAGCAACTGAAAGTCCAACCAGTGCTAGAGAGCGTAAATACAACGCACTAGCAACACGCCATGTTATTAGTTACGACACGAATAGCCGTAGCGTTGATTATACATTAAGACCATCACGATCATTTGCTGATGCCGTCGCTCATACTTGGTTAGTCACCGCAGGGCAGCCAGAAAGCACCATAGATTTATATGGTTTGTATTCAATCTATGAATCACTTCCAGATAAGCGTTTAGGATATTTTGATTACACGTTTGATGATGAAGATGTATCGCTGGGTCAGCGCGTAGAAACAATATGCAACGTTGCTCGTGTTATTTCATTTTGGGATAACGGCGTGCTTACATTTACTCGTGAGGAGGAAAAGCAATATCCATCTGGCACTTTTAATAGAGCAAACACGACAGGAAACGGATTCTCACTCTCTTATGATATGACAATGCCGAGCGGTAATGATGGTGTTGAAATCGAATACGTAAACCCTAAGACCAACAAAAAGACCTATCTTAAATATCGTATTGAAGATAATAAAATAGTTAACAAGCCAGCTAGAAACCCTAACAAAATAACTATCCACGGTTGTCGCAATGAGTATCAAGCGACAGATAGAGCATTATTGGAAATGGATAGGTTAATACATCAGCGTATGAGTGTCAGTGTGCAAACTCTCGCAGATGGCGATTATGTTTATCCGGGTGACTTAATTATTGTTGCTGACACATACGATAAGAATCAACAGGCGGGTTATATAGTTGAGAGGATCGGCAATCAGTTTTCAACAAATGAAAAAGTTATCTTTGATGGTGAGATGTTTGTTTGTATCACTGATCACCTAGGCAACACAACAGAAAGGCTTAAAGCCACACCAAGAAGCGATACCGCTTATGGATTTATCGCTGACATACCAGATATACAACTAAATATCTATGACGGCATGAATGTTCAATCTCCGTCACGTTACGTTATATCCAATATCGTTGAAATGGACTCAATGAGGTGGATTGTAAGCGATAAAAAGCCTAATGCAGACGGAACTTTTAGCATTACAGCAAGTGAGTATTTTTCTGCAAAAAAAGATTACAACGTTTAA